Proteins encoded in a region of the Triticum dicoccoides isolate Atlit2015 ecotype Zavitan chromosome 3A, WEW_v2.0, whole genome shotgun sequence genome:
- the LOC119267190 gene encoding translation machinery-associated protein 22-like, translating to MAAEKLAPAKVLYCGVCGLPAEYCEFGPDFERCKPWLRAHAPGVYPDELVASSSGGDDKDVGKVGERLQGVSISTADGSTSAGGASASSKTEEVKRLPGGKLKKKDKQEVIIEKIVRNKRKCVTVVKGLDLFGVKLSDASKKLGKKFATGASVVKGPTEKEQIDVQGDISYDVVDFITATWPDVPESAVYFIEDGRKVAAA from the exons ATGGCGGCGGAGAAGCTGGCCCCGGCGAAGGTGCTCTACTGCGGCGTGtgcggcctccccgcggagtactgCGAGTTCGGCCCCGACTTCGAGCGCTGCAAGCCGTGGCTCCGCGCCCACGCGCCCGGCGTCTACCCCGACGAGCTCGTGGCCTCCTCCTCCG GCGGCGATGATAAGGACGTCGGCAAGGTCGGCGAGCGCCTCCAGGGCGTCAGCATCTCCACCGCCGACGGCTCCACAAGCGCAG GGGGTGCTTCGGCATCTTCTAAGACTGAAGAGGTGAAACGACTGCCCGGTGGCAAGCTCAAGAAAAAG GACAAGCAAGAGGTTATTATTGAGAAGATTGTCCGCAACAAGCGCAAGTGTGTCACTGTGGTGAAAGGCCTGGATTTGTTTG GTGTAAAGCTGAGTGATGCTTCAAAGAAGCTTGGAAAGAAGTTTGCTACTGGAGCTTCGGTTGTCAAG GGCCCAACTGAGAAGGAGCAAATCGATGTCCAAGGAGACATATCATATGATGTTGTGGACTTCATTACAGCTACATGGCCTGAT GTTCCTGAATCCGCcgtatatttcatagaagatggaaGGAAGGTTGCTGCTGCTTGA